In a genomic window of Saccharothrix sp. HUAS TT1:
- a CDS encoding OsmC family protein codes for MSNVEVRRVGEHDFVATNDRGASVRVGRKGAEGAFTPVELLLAAAAGCAAVTVETLVTRRVEGDLVARADDVRSADGNSLTSVPVDLAYDISQLTEAQRTALETTVRRAIDQLCTVTRTLKSTPPTPLTLPT; via the coding sequence GTGTCGAACGTCGAGGTGCGTCGGGTCGGTGAGCACGACTTCGTGGCGACGAACGACCGGGGCGCCTCGGTGCGCGTCGGTCGGAAGGGCGCCGAGGGCGCGTTCACGCCGGTGGAGCTGCTGCTCGCGGCGGCGGCCGGTTGCGCGGCGGTGACGGTGGAGACGCTGGTGACGCGGCGGGTCGAGGGTGACCTGGTGGCGCGCGCGGACGACGTCCGCTCGGCGGACGGGAACTCGCTGACGAGCGTCCCGGTCGACCTGGCCTACGACATCTCCCAGCTGACCGAGGCCCAGCGCACGGCCCTCGAAACCACCGTCCGCCGCGCCATCGACCAGCTGTGCACCGTCACCCGCACCCTGAAGTCCACCCCACCGACCCCCCTCACCCTCCCCACCTGA
- the rph gene encoding ribonuclease PH: protein MLRTDGRNDDVLRDIRITRGFQQWPAGSVLIEFGNTRVLCAASVTEGVPRWRSGSGLGWVTAEYAMLPSATHTRSDRESVKGRIGGRTHEISRLIGRSLRACIDLAALGENTIVIDCDVIQADGGTRTAAITGAYVALADAVTWLGAAGRLADPQPLSCAVSAVSVGVVDGRVRLDLPYEEDSRAEVDMNVVATDAGTLIEVQGTGEGATFARSTLDKMLDLALAGCAQLNRIQAEALALPYPGVLPEPKARKR from the coding sequence GTGCTGAGGACCGATGGCAGGAACGACGACGTACTGCGCGACATCCGGATCACCCGCGGCTTCCAGCAGTGGCCAGCGGGGTCGGTGCTGATCGAGTTCGGCAACACGCGGGTGTTGTGCGCGGCCAGCGTGACCGAGGGCGTGCCGCGCTGGCGCTCCGGCTCGGGTCTCGGTTGGGTGACCGCCGAGTACGCGATGCTGCCGTCCGCCACGCACACCCGCAGCGACCGCGAGTCGGTCAAGGGCCGGATCGGGGGACGCACGCACGAGATCAGCCGACTGATCGGGCGATCGCTGCGCGCGTGCATCGACCTGGCCGCGCTCGGCGAGAACACGATCGTCATCGACTGCGACGTCATCCAGGCCGACGGCGGCACCCGCACCGCCGCCATCACCGGCGCGTACGTCGCCCTGGCCGACGCCGTGACGTGGCTCGGCGCGGCCGGCCGGCTGGCCGACCCCCAGCCGCTCTCGTGCGCCGTGTCGGCGGTGTCGGTCGGCGTCGTGGACGGCCGCGTGCGCCTCGACCTGCCGTACGAGGAGGACTCGCGCGCCGAGGTCGACATGAACGTCGTCGCCACGGACGCCGGCACGCTGATCGAGGTGCAGGGCACCGGCGAGGGCGCGACGTTCGCGCGGTCGACGCTGGACAAGATGCTCGACCTGGCCCTGGCGGGTTGCGCGCAGCTCAACCGGATCCAGGCGGAGGCGCTGGCCCTGCCGTACCCCGGCGTGCTGCCCGAGCCGAAGGCGAGGAAGAGGTGA
- a CDS encoding hemerythrin domain-containing protein — MATDVVELILADHRKFEELFRGLRDRESDRATLLGELAALLVAHAEAEESEVYPALKRYKEVDNAEVDHGAEEHAEGHQALLALMEVSDTASEEWEDKLEELVQALNHHVDEEERTILNDARSEVPDERRAELGELFTEIRQSRLADDCGDIDYVRKIAAATADRID, encoded by the coding sequence ATGGCAACTGATGTCGTCGAGCTGATCCTGGCCGACCACCGCAAGTTCGAGGAGCTGTTCCGCGGGCTGCGCGACCGCGAGTCCGACCGGGCGACGCTGCTGGGCGAGCTGGCGGCGCTGCTGGTGGCGCACGCCGAGGCCGAGGAGTCCGAGGTGTACCCGGCGCTCAAGCGGTACAAGGAGGTCGACAACGCCGAGGTCGACCATGGCGCCGAGGAGCACGCCGAGGGCCACCAGGCGCTGCTGGCGCTGATGGAGGTCTCCGACACCGCGTCCGAGGAGTGGGAGGACAAGCTGGAGGAGCTGGTCCAGGCGCTCAACCACCACGTGGACGAGGAGGAGCGGACGATCCTCAACGACGCGCGGTCGGAGGTGCCGGACGAGCGGCGGGCCGAGCTGGGGGAGCTGTTCACCGAGATCCGGCAGAGCCGGCTGGCCGACGACTGCGGTGACATCGACTACGTGCGCAAGATCGCGGCAGCCACGGCGGACCGGATCGACTAG
- a CDS encoding MBL fold metallo-hydrolase → MLLTILGCSGSLPGPHGPASGYLVEADGCRLAIELGSGVLAALQELHDPFSLDALLFSHLHPDHCADFTTLTVTRRYHTHPPHDTRERRLPVHGPAETADRFARAYAETADELLTTDLSDVFEFHALGEEVTRVGPFEITAVRVDHPGESYGFRIATENATLAYTGDTGPCEALGVLARDVDVLLSEATWTHADDRPTGRHLSGVQAGQAAAEGGVGRLLLTHVAPWTDRAAVLAEARSAFSGPVEVVSQGDTYAVDEPVVRVIGGHGN, encoded by the coding sequence GTGCTGTTGACCATCCTCGGCTGCTCGGGCAGCCTGCCGGGACCACACGGGCCCGCATCCGGCTACCTCGTCGAGGCGGATGGCTGCCGGCTCGCGATCGAGCTGGGCAGCGGGGTGCTGGCCGCGCTCCAGGAGCTCCACGACCCGTTCTCGCTGGACGCCCTGCTGTTCTCGCACCTGCACCCGGACCACTGCGCGGACTTCACCACGCTCACCGTCACGCGCCGGTACCACACCCATCCGCCGCACGACACGCGTGAACGCCGGCTGCCCGTGCACGGGCCGGCGGAGACCGCCGACCGGTTCGCCCGCGCGTACGCCGAGACGGCCGACGAACTGCTCACCACCGACCTCAGCGACGTGTTCGAGTTCCACGCCCTGGGGGAGGAGGTGACCCGCGTCGGGCCGTTCGAGATCACCGCCGTCCGGGTCGACCACCCCGGCGAGTCGTACGGGTTCCGCATCGCCACCGAGAACGCCACCCTGGCGTACACCGGCGACACCGGGCCGTGCGAGGCGTTGGGCGTGCTGGCGCGGGACGTCGACGTGCTGCTGTCCGAGGCGACGTGGACGCACGCCGACGACCGGCCCACCGGCAGGCACCTGTCGGGCGTGCAGGCGGGGCAGGCGGCGGCGGAGGGCGGTGTCGGGCGGCTGCTGCTCACGCACGTCGCGCCGTGGACCGACCGCGCCGCCGTGCTGGCCGAGGCGCGCAGCGCGTTCAGCGGGCCCGTTGAGGTGGTCAGCCAGGGCGACACCTACGCGGTTGACGAACCGGTGGTCCGGGTAATCGGCGGCCATGGCAACTGA
- a CDS encoding DUF2231 domain-containing protein, with translation MALADDLVTIFGLPAHPLLVHAVVVLLPLAAAGAAAMAVVPRWRQRYAWPLLGVTVLAVGSVPLAQWAGDQLYARLASLENPLIQRHADLGNDLLPFALGFGVVVVALLVAGRLADRERAAATDDPAVPKTWRRIAVVVAVLVIAAGAAATVQTVRIGHSGSTAVWDGIATT, from the coding sequence ATGGCACTCGCAGACGACCTGGTGACGATCTTCGGTCTACCCGCGCACCCGCTGCTGGTCCACGCGGTGGTGGTGCTGCTCCCGCTGGCCGCGGCGGGCGCCGCCGCGATGGCCGTGGTGCCGCGGTGGCGGCAGCGCTACGCGTGGCCGCTGCTGGGCGTGACGGTCCTGGCGGTCGGCTCGGTGCCGCTGGCGCAGTGGGCGGGCGACCAGCTCTACGCGCGGCTGGCGTCGCTGGAGAACCCGCTGATCCAGCGGCACGCGGACCTGGGCAACGACCTGCTGCCGTTCGCGCTGGGCTTCGGCGTCGTGGTCGTGGCGCTCCTCGTCGCGGGCCGGCTGGCCGACCGCGAACGCGCCGCCGCCACCGACGACCCGGCCGTGCCGAAGACGTGGCGCCGGATCGCCGTGGTGGTGGCCGTCCTGGTCATCGCCGCCGGCGCCGCCGCCACCGTCCAGACCGTCCGCATCGGCCACAGCGGCTCCACCGCCGTCTGGGACGGCATCGCCACCACCTGA
- a CDS encoding MBL fold metallo-hydrolase, with amino-acid sequence MQLTVLGCSGSAPGPGLPTSGYLVEAGGVRIVLELGSGVFGPLTRLCDPFDLDAVLLSHLHLDHCADFSSLTVYRRDHPEPPYDVTERKLPVFAPAHAPSRLANAHAASRADLARTDLTDTFDFVPLATGRYEVGPVQVEVAAMRHICEAYGFRITHGGVSLVFSGDTVPCPELVRLARGADLLLADSAWREQAGRANYLHMSGREAGEVAASAGVGRLVLTHVLPWSDRQGVLQDATEAFSGPVTLATPGATYAI; translated from the coding sequence ATGCAATTGACGGTGCTCGGTTGTTCGGGCAGCGCGCCGGGACCCGGTCTGCCCACCTCCGGGTACCTGGTCGAGGCGGGCGGCGTGCGGATCGTGTTAGAGCTGGGCAGTGGTGTTTTCGGCCCGCTCACCCGGCTCTGCGACCCGTTCGACCTCGACGCCGTGCTGCTGTCGCACCTGCACCTCGACCACTGCGCCGACTTCAGCTCGCTCACCGTGTACCGGCGTGATCACCCCGAGCCGCCTTATGACGTGACCGAGCGCAAGCTGCCGGTGTTCGCGCCGGCCCACGCGCCGTCCCGCCTCGCCAACGCGCACGCCGCCAGCCGCGCCGACCTGGCCAGGACGGACCTCACCGACACGTTCGACTTCGTGCCGCTGGCCACCGGTCGGTACGAGGTCGGCCCCGTGCAGGTCGAGGTCGCCGCCATGCGGCACATCTGCGAGGCGTACGGGTTCCGCATCACGCACGGCGGCGTGTCGCTGGTGTTCTCCGGCGACACCGTGCCCTGCCCGGAGCTGGTGCGGCTGGCCCGCGGCGCGGACCTGCTGCTGGCCGACTCGGCGTGGCGCGAGCAGGCGGGCCGGGCCAACTACCTGCACATGAGCGGCCGGGAGGCGGGCGAGGTGGCCGCGTCCGCCGGCGTCGGGCGCCTGGTGCTGACCCACGTGCTGCCGTGGTCGGACCGCCAGGGCGTGCTCCAGGACGCGACCGAGGCGTTCTCCGGCCCGGTCACCCTGGCCACGCCCGGCGCCACCTACGCGATCTGA
- a CDS encoding SMP-30/gluconolactonase/LRE family protein, protein MSIEVAVRAEAQLGEGPTWDHASGTLLWVDVLGSEVHRYNPSTDEDAVLDVPQHVGAAKPRSGGGLVVNLRDGVALIDRDGNKTWLVYWARDGVRGNDAAVDPAGRLWAGTMRYDEDPGGWLARIEPSGDAKVVLDKLSVSNGIGWSPDAKSMYFIDSGERRIDVLDYDRETGAATNRRPLADVGRGLPDGLTVDSSGAVWVALFGGAALHRYTPDGRLDREIELPVGQPTSCCFGGVDFTDLYVTTARTGLSGDALSELAGSVLVLPGVGEGLPSAAFAG, encoded by the coding sequence GTGTCGATCGAAGTGGCGGTGCGGGCCGAAGCGCAGCTTGGTGAAGGCCCCACGTGGGACCACGCCAGCGGGACGCTGCTCTGGGTGGACGTCCTCGGCAGCGAGGTGCACCGCTACAACCCCTCCACCGACGAGGACGCCGTGCTGGACGTGCCGCAGCACGTCGGCGCCGCGAAGCCCCGCTCCGGCGGCGGCCTGGTGGTGAACCTGCGCGACGGCGTGGCGCTGATCGACCGCGACGGCAACAAGACGTGGCTCGTGTACTGGGCGCGCGACGGCGTGCGCGGCAACGACGCCGCGGTCGACCCGGCGGGGCGGCTGTGGGCGGGCACGATGCGCTACGACGAGGACCCCGGCGGCTGGCTGGCGCGGATCGAGCCGAGCGGTGACGCGAAGGTCGTGCTGGACAAGCTCAGCGTCAGCAACGGCATCGGCTGGAGCCCGGACGCGAAGTCGATGTACTTCATCGACTCCGGCGAGCGGCGGATCGACGTGCTCGACTACGACCGCGAGACCGGCGCGGCGACGAACCGCCGCCCGCTGGCCGACGTGGGGCGCGGGCTGCCCGACGGCCTGACCGTGGACTCGTCCGGCGCGGTGTGGGTCGCGCTGTTCGGCGGGGCGGCGCTGCACCGGTACACCCCGGACGGCCGGCTGGACCGGGAGATCGAGCTGCCGGTGGGTCAGCCGACCTCGTGCTGCTTCGGCGGGGTGGACTTCACCGACCTGTACGTGACGACCGCCCGCACCGGGCTGAGCGGTGACGCGCTGAGCGAGCTGGCCGGTTCGGTGCTGGTGCTGCCGGGCGTGGGCGAGGGCCTGCCGTCGGCCGCGTTCGCGGGCTAG
- a CDS encoding rhomboid family intramembrane serine protease, protein MVAAPKPARAAKSPAKRVVPPRPVLSAVVVLAFVGLLYVVEAVDTVLGGRWDDDGVIPRDFGEWDNILWYPLLHGDWTHLTGNAVPLLVLAYLATSGGIRQFLQITAVIWLTSGLGVWLFGSYGSHIGASGLVFGFLVFLLVRGIFARSALQIVLAVVVFAIYGAALWGVLPGQPGISWEGHLFGALGGVLAAWGVARDAARDAAKGARTTLNA, encoded by the coding sequence GTGGTTGCCGCGCCCAAGCCGGCCAGAGCCGCCAAGTCGCCGGCCAAGCGCGTCGTGCCGCCCCGGCCCGTGCTGTCGGCGGTGGTGGTGCTGGCCTTCGTCGGCCTGCTCTACGTCGTGGAGGCGGTCGACACCGTCCTCGGCGGCCGGTGGGACGACGACGGCGTGATCCCGCGCGACTTCGGCGAGTGGGACAACATCCTCTGGTACCCGCTGCTGCACGGCGACTGGACCCACCTGACCGGCAACGCCGTGCCGCTGCTCGTGCTGGCCTACCTGGCGACGTCCGGCGGCATCAGGCAGTTCCTGCAGATCACCGCCGTCATCTGGTTGACCAGCGGTCTGGGCGTGTGGCTGTTCGGCTCGTACGGCAGCCACATCGGCGCGTCCGGGCTGGTGTTCGGCTTCCTGGTGTTCCTGCTGGTGCGCGGCATCTTCGCGCGCAGCGCGCTGCAGATCGTGCTGGCGGTCGTGGTCTTCGCGATCTACGGCGCGGCGCTGTGGGGCGTGCTGCCCGGCCAGCCCGGCATCTCCTGGGAAGGCCACCTGTTCGGCGCGCTCGGCGGCGTGCTGGCGGCGTGGGGCGTCGCCCGTGACGCCGCCAGGGACGCCGCGAAGGGCGCCCGCACTACGCTGAACGCGTGA
- the murI gene encoding glutamate racemase, protein MTVTADSPIGIFDSGVGGLTVARAIMDQLPEERIRYVGDTVHCPYGPLPIARAREYALEVTDRLVADGAKMLVIACNTASAACLRDARERYDIPVIEVVLPAVRRAVATTRTGRVGVIGTLGTVNSGAYQDAFAAARDVEVTAVACPRFVDFVERGTTSGRQVLGMAQAYLEPLQRAEVDTLVLGCTHYPLLTGVLQIVMGDGVTLVSSAEETVKDVVRVLTERDEFRSGDPDQRFSCTGPVEPFARLARRFLPGLDRASFQAHG, encoded by the coding sequence GTGACCGTCACCGCCGATTCCCCCATCGGGATCTTCGACTCCGGGGTCGGCGGCCTGACCGTCGCCCGGGCGATCATGGACCAGCTGCCCGAGGAGCGGATCCGGTACGTCGGCGACACGGTCCACTGCCCGTACGGCCCGCTGCCCATCGCGCGGGCGCGGGAGTACGCCCTCGAAGTGACCGACCGGCTGGTGGCCGACGGGGCGAAGATGCTGGTCATCGCGTGCAACACGGCGTCGGCGGCGTGCCTGCGCGACGCTCGCGAGCGGTACGACATCCCGGTGATCGAGGTCGTGCTGCCCGCCGTGCGCCGGGCCGTCGCCACCACCCGCACCGGCCGCGTGGGCGTCATCGGCACGCTCGGCACGGTCAACTCCGGCGCGTACCAGGACGCGTTCGCCGCCGCGCGGGACGTCGAGGTCACGGCGGTCGCGTGCCCCCGGTTCGTGGACTTCGTGGAGCGCGGCACCACGTCCGGCCGGCAGGTCCTCGGCATGGCGCAGGCGTACCTGGAACCGTTGCAGCGGGCCGAGGTCGACACGCTCGTCCTCGGCTGCACGCACTACCCGCTGCTGACCGGCGTGCTGCAGATCGTGATGGGTGACGGGGTGACGCTCGTCTCCAGCGCCGAGGAGACCGTGAAGGACGTCGTGCGGGTGCTGACCGAGCGCGACGAGTTCCGCTCCGGCGACCCCGACCAGCGGTTCAGCTGCACGGGACCGGTGGAGCCGTTCGCCAGGCTCGCGCGCCGGTTCCTGCCGGGGCTGGACAGGGCGTCCTTCCAAGCCCACGGCTGA
- a CDS encoding polysaccharide deacetylase family protein, which produces MVLRTLLAVALLLAAPLLSANTAGAAPGPKALACNGYVALTYDDGPNAQFTRPLLSALRAAGARATFFDMGSRVQQQPQLTRETAQAGMWVGNHSWSHPYLTNLGAAAVAKELGDTQNAIRNATGQSPTLFRPPYGATNSTVQNEARKLGLTQVIWSVDTQDWNGASTDAIVRAATGANAGGVVLMHASYQNTVNAVPRIVQGLAAKNLCPGRIDNSGRVVAP; this is translated from the coding sequence ATGGTCTTGAGAACCCTTCTGGCCGTGGCGCTGCTGCTGGCCGCGCCGCTGCTGTCCGCGAACACCGCCGGCGCCGCGCCCGGCCCGAAAGCGCTTGCCTGCAACGGGTACGTGGCGCTGACCTACGACGACGGCCCGAACGCGCAGTTCACCCGTCCCCTGCTGAGCGCGCTGCGCGCGGCGGGCGCGCGGGCCACGTTCTTCGACATGGGTTCACGCGTGCAGCAGCAGCCGCAGCTGACCCGGGAGACCGCGCAGGCGGGCATGTGGGTCGGCAACCACTCGTGGTCGCACCCGTACCTGACGAACCTGGGCGCCGCCGCCGTGGCCAAGGAGCTCGGCGACACCCAGAACGCGATCCGCAACGCCACCGGCCAGTCGCCGACGCTGTTCCGCCCGCCCTACGGCGCGACGAACTCGACCGTGCAGAACGAGGCCCGCAAGCTCGGCCTGACCCAGGTCATCTGGTCGGTCGACACGCAGGACTGGAACGGCGCGTCCACCGACGCCATCGTGCGCGCCGCGACCGGCGCCAACGCGGGCGGCGTCGTGCTCATGCACGCGAGCTACCAGAACACGGTCAACGCCGTGCCGCGGATCGTGCAGGGCCTTGCGGCCAAGAACCTGTGCCCCGGCCGGATCGACAACTCCGGAAGGGTCGTGGCCCCGTGA